DNA sequence from the Paenibacillus azoreducens genome:
GCTCTTTATACCTTTAGCAGCTGCTTCATTTCATGTAGCGATATTCCAGGAGATTCTTCAGATTTGAGATTTTCTGCAGAAGCTTCTCCCCGACATTGGTTTCCCTCACCAGCTTCCGCTCCAGTTCTTTGTCCACCAGTCTTTTTACAGACAATACGTCTGTTCCGTTACATAACACATCTTCTTTTGAATTAAATTTCTTATGGGCGACGAGCTGCATCCCAAAGGAATTATACAACAAGGTATATCCGGCGATGCCCGTTGTGGATTGATAGGCTTTGGAAAAACCGCCGTCAATGACGAGCATTTTCCCGTTAGCTTTAATCGGGTTCTCTCCACGAATTTCTTTAACCGGAGTGTGGCCGTTAATGATATGTCCATAATCCGGATTCAAATCAAACTCCAGCAGGATTTTCCGGCAGATTTCTTCATTTTCACGCAAATGGTAGTAAGGGTTCTTTCTCTCCTTATGGGTTTCTTTATCTTGGATAAAGTACCGTTCAAAGGTGGTCATTTCTCTCTTTCCAAAGAGCGAGGAGTATTCCCCTGTCCAGATGTACCATACCATATCCGTAGCCAGATCATCCGTCTCCTCCGGATGCGCAAAGGCGTAACGTAAATAATACTCAAAGACATCGATCAGCTGGCGGCCCGAATACGTCTTGTCTTCAATCTGCATTTCTTCCATGTTTCCTTCTTCATTCAAAGGTATACAGCCGTGGATTAACAGATTCCCGTTGTATTTTAAATAAAAACTGCCTTTCTTCATAAGAAAATTCATATGTCTGGCCAGCTTTTCGGAATGCTGAACGGAGAATAGCAGCTTTTCCATCACCTGCTGCTCTTCATCCAGCAATTGTTCAGGCTGCTGCGGATTTACGGCCCTGAAACAGGTGTTTTCCAGCGGGTAAGTTTTTCCGCGTATCTTGATTTCATTTTTGTCGTAATCGATCTTCTCAAGCAAAAGCCTTTCAGACATATTAAAATATGGCCGTCGCTTTATAATCGGGATTTCAAGCTTAAACTGGATCATGGCAATGGCTTGATGAATTTTGGTAATCTGCAGGATTTCCTGCTCTGATACGTTATGGCCTTGCTGCAGCTTCGGTCTGAAGGCCGGATTATCATCATAGTACTTCTCCGCCAAGTTCAGCAGTGGGCGAAGATTGATTCCGTATACGTCTTCGATGATGTCCAGATTGTCGTATCTGGCGCAGATCCGGATAATATTCGCAAGACAGACCAGGGAGCCCGCATAGGCGCCTATCCACAGGACATCATGATTTCCCCACTGAATGTCTACGGAATGGTAGTTGATCAGCGTGTCCATAATTTTATCGGGGTCAGGCCCGCGGTCATAGATATCTCCGACCACATGAAGATGGTCAACCACCAGACGCTGGGTCGTATAAGCAAGGCCGATAATGAGCTTGTCCGCCTGGCCCAAGGAGATAATTTGCCGGTATATTTCCTCATAATAAGGATCCTTATTGTTGGTCGAATCCGTCTTGTATAGAAGCTCTTCTACAATATATACAAACTGCTCCGGCAGAGCTTTACGCAATTTCGAGCGCGTATATTTGGAAGAGGCATAAGAAATGAGCTTAAGCATGTGTTCAATCGTTTGTCTATACCACCGGTTCAAGGCTTGGTTATTGCACAGGTCTGCTTTTACAAGCTGTATTTTTTCTTCCGGATAATAAACTAACGCCGCAAATTCATTGATTTCATTATCCGTCCAAACCTCACGGAATAAGTCTTTGATTTTCTCTTTGACATTACCCGAACCGTTTCTTAGTACATGCTGAAAAGCCTGGAACTCCCCGTGCAAATCACTGACAAAATGCTCTGTACCCTTGGGAAGATTGGAGATCGCTTCAAGGTTGATGATCTCTGTTATGACTTTTTCTTCCGTATCGTATTTTTGGGCCAATAAATCTAGAAACTGCGCTTCCAAAACAGATGTCCCCCTTTTCATTACCGAATCGGTTCGGGGAGCCACGGGCCAATGTGCACTTTCCCTATTCTTTCGTGCCGACTTCTGCAGATTATCGGGGCAGCGATTGGTTACCATTTTGCATGAATACGCCTTCGGCTCCTCCAAACGTTCGGGATGCATGTCGCACACCCTAAAAATACGTCCTGCACTGCATCATTTGGACTCTTACTAACAGCTATTATAACTGAAACTACATTATCCTACCCGATCAGAAACTATCCGAATAGACAAATTCTTTATTCTCAATAAATCTCAAGGTATTTATTCTTGTCCTTTACGGCAATCGGGACAATTGTTCCGATAATACAAAAAAGCCGCTAAATTAGCGACTTTCTAATAGGACTTAATTTACAGTTAAATCTATACAATCATGTCGGCTTTCTTGGGTCTCGGTCTAAAAACGTAAATCTGTACCTTTCCTCCGGCGAGAAGTGATTAGAATGTTTACGCTTGTTCTGCCCAGTTAGCCGGATATGTTACATAGATAAATCGTGCATATTCTGGCACAGAAAATTGAATCTTACTTCCTGTCGGAATCAGGATCACTTCTCCTGGACCAGCTGACACCTTTGTACCATCAATGATAACATCCAGATGTCCCTCAATCACATAATCAATTTCATCATAGTTAAGTGTCCAGTCAAAGGTTGTTTCTTTCATCTCCATGATACCGCAGCCAAGT
Encoded proteins:
- a CDS encoding cupin domain-containing protein is translated as MSIDKKMIEEMVRKIIMEKVGADAIEQNIHRGPGGITSVKVPNMKVTEEDRLDTGNPNDVVYCKDLFSLKESPRLGCGIMEMKETTFDWTLNYDEIDYVIEGHLDVIIDGTKVSAGPGEVILIPTGSKIQFSVPEYARFIYVTYPANWAEQA
- a CDS encoding fructose-1,6-bisphosphatase yields the protein MEAQFLDLLAQKYDTEEKVITEIINLEAISNLPKGTEHFVSDLHGEFQAFQHVLRNGSGNVKEKIKDLFREVWTDNEINEFAALVYYPEEKIQLVKADLCNNQALNRWYRQTIEHMLKLISYASSKYTRSKLRKALPEQFVYIVEELLYKTDSTNNKDPYYEEIYRQIISLGQADKLIIGLAYTTQRLVVDHLHVVGDIYDRGPDPDKIMDTLINYHSVDIQWGNHDVLWIGAYAGSLVCLANIIRICARYDNLDIIEDVYGINLRPLLNLAEKYYDDNPAFRPKLQQGHNVSEQEILQITKIHQAIAMIQFKLEIPIIKRRPYFNMSERLLLEKIDYDKNEIKIRGKTYPLENTCFRAVNPQQPEQLLDEEQQVMEKLLFSVQHSEKLARHMNFLMKKGSFYLKYNGNLLIHGCIPLNEEGNMEEMQIEDKTYSGRQLIDVFEYYLRYAFAHPEETDDLATDMVWYIWTGEYSSLFGKREMTTFERYFIQDKETHKERKNPYYHLRENEEICRKILLEFDLNPDYGHIINGHTPVKEIRGENPIKANGKMLVIDGGFSKAYQSTTGIAGYTLLYNSFGMQLVAHKKFNSKEDVLCNGTDVLSVKRLVDKELERKLVRETNVGEKLLQKISNLKNLLEYRYMK